From the Fulvia fulva chromosome 2, complete sequence genome, one window contains:
- a CDS encoding Factor arrest protein 11 yields MDEVENPALPAAGESSPTIRPVDEEVEPANGSEDALAVKSGIDTVEAEGIVVDGSAGEQLPATRAIPPARPPLKRDSSQPPPSQPPPAPPAQPAETGEFPQEPPDSLTLADLKRIRNSFPNAQQAPKQQLLEHEKVYDFDYQDAQSFPVEIEEWLSYSEEEDTKLRRCKAVFNDEWRATEDGKFDWLDVTEDARRSFIQTWIKVLQDKPKEQDASRALMVLTYIGLGVWEETAGRQEGCALEDLFDNSKLGGSRLDEYGSSSLQVQWIVAMVDALHSCGSLRAVYDTLRRVCDNDFQTAASDMSPRNEPQTRRTDESLELWCSLTLLYLFIEVARTTGTSATLRDDILALEPNLLNYLTQIVARLRWDEYAPVPLTKMLLLAWKTILVSFGGIKDVERVKASLTEHRDEKDTRGQPLITASPLDYHLFRQEISSKYPAYQPPPPLFALEPENNSILPPLKHRRPSYAAVNEAMFTGAPTVGTGSIMHQPVHIATPAPSPPPSPAGPGKAGKKQNYQTNQMFPFLYPPLDASSNELGGKGSTELQDALVGRRWEGSDVPTSILEAAELFAKRMRATWAMKQLWEARVDFMKQERGWENPEDESHLPEVDDFELVPTLAPEETVEQGQPVAQTDEQRRLTKVNDYYRDSLPHLQSVVIVLLKAVLQNVTDLVTKGNGQNGLQAGIQFNDTTGVNGTKPLENGVNGHSDGIENTAEELDKLRSQEITAKALSAILLLLLKWFKVSHILQYEYMTQLLLDSNYVPLILKLWQTQEIGRACHYKLDRDERNFFYFCQTNSRHGVPKSPEVHTPDAAAEESEDDAAPPPIKLKRDEPQEKPESPIADMLDFTHPPEVDELGYPQTPLPPIPLKSYSYRNIFSAINYLRVLQKITRRKTHRALLLVSYKSSNHLKKTLKIPIHPLRYYTLKLFKSQVPFCGRKWRQGNMKIITAVWLSVPAELRDDWLSGGGGGMGGACVGDVDGTVEDALPLEQSLRALTHWWNVRNFSDVMGVEKGMIEEEMDYFTRELEKMDCVVRDENMANEEHGLGDEAWQGPIEGY; encoded by the coding sequence ATGGATGAGGTTGAGAATCCCGCATTGCCCGCAGCGGGAGAGTCGAGTCCTACCATAAGACCCGTGGACGAGGAAGTCGAGCCCGCAAATGGAAGTGAAGATGCATTGGCAGTGAAGTCTGGTATAGACACAGTAGAGGCAGAGGGAATTGTGGTGGATGGATCAGCTGGCGAACAGTTACCAGCAACAAGAGCCATTCCACCAGCACGACCGCCTTTGAAGCGTGACAGCTCGCAGCCTCCGCCCTCACAACCCCCTCCAGCACCTCCTGCACAGCCCGCAGAGACTGGGGAGTTCCCTCAAGAGCCGCCGGACAGCTTAACCTTGGCTGACCTGAAGAGGATCCGGAACTCTTTCCCAAATGCCCAGCAAGCGCCAAAACAGCAGCTGCTGGAACATGAGAAGGTCTATGATTTCGATTACCAAGATGCACAATCGTTTCCAGTCGAGATAGAAGAATGGCTTAGCTACAGCGAGGAGGAGGATACCAAGCTGCGAAGATGCAAAGCAGTGTTCAACGATGAGTGGAGGGCGACGGAAGATGGCAAGTTTGACTGGCTGGACGTGACTGAGGATGCCAGGAGGTCGTTCATACAGACATGGATCAAGGTGCTGCAAGACAAGCCGAAAGAGCAAGACGCGAGCAGAGCACTGATGGTGTTGACCTATATCGGACTCGGTGTCTGGGAGGAAACTGCCGGTCGCCAGGAGGGTTGTGCCCTTGAAGATCTGTTCGATAACAGCAAGCTGGGCGGATCCAGACTTGACGAGTATGGCTCTTCTAGCTTGCAGGTGCAATGGATAGTTGCCATGGTTGATGCTCTGCATTCATGCGGTAGTCTGCGGGCTGTGTACGATACGCTGAGACGCGTGTGTGATAACGACTTTCAGACCGCGGCTTCGGACATGTCCCCCCGAAACGAGCCACAAACCCGCAGAACAGACGAAAGCCTCGAGCTGTGGTGCAGTCTGACGTTGCTGTATCTGTTCATCGAAGTCGCCAGGACTACAGGAACTAGTGCGACGCTGCGGGACGACATCCTCGCGCTCGAGCCGAATCTCCTCAACTATCTCACGCAGATAGTCGCGCGGTTACGGTGGGACGAGTATGCCCCGGTGCCATTGACAAAGATGCTACTGCTGGCTTGGAAGACCATTCTTGTATCTTTTGGTGGCATCAAAGACGTCGAGCGCGTGAAAGCGTCGTTGACGGAGCATCGCGACGAGAAGGATACTCGCGGGCAACCACTGATCACTGCATCACCCCTGGACTATCACCTCTTTCGTCAAGAGATCAGCTCAAAGTACCCAGCATATCAACCTCCACCTCCTCTGTTCGCATTGGAGCCAGAAAACAACAGCATACTACCTCCACTCAAGCACCGAAGACCAAGCTACGCTGCTGTAAACGAGGCAATGTTTACAGGGGCGCCAACGGTAGGTACTGGCTCGATCATGCATCAGCCTGTGCACATTGCCACGCCAGCACCATCACCACCACCATCGCCCGCCGGTCCCGGTAAGGCCGGGAAGAAGCAAAACTATCAGACGAATCAGATGTTCCCCTTCTTGTACCCACCACTTGATGCAAGTAGCAATGAGCTGGGCGGCAAAGGGAGCACTGAGTTGCAAGATGCTTTAGTCGGCAGAAGATGGGAAGGGTCTGATGTGCCTACGAGCATCCTCGAAGCAGCTGAACTATTCGCTAAGCGCATGCGGGCAACATGGGCGATGAAACAGCTTTGGGAAGCACGCGTTGACTTTATGAAGCAAGAGCGAGGATGGGAGAACCCCGAAGATGAGAGCCACCTTCCTGAAGTCGACGACTTTGAGCTGGTGCCAACACTTGCGCCGGAGGAGACTGTTGAGCAAGGTCAGCCAGTCGCCCAGACTGACGAGCAGAGAAGACTCACCAAAGTGAACGACTACTACCGCGACTCGCTTCCACACCTGCAAAGTGTGGTTATCGTTCTACTGAAAGCTGTGCTGCAGAATGTTACTGATCTGGTTACTAAGGGTAACGGGCAGAACGGTCTGCAAGCTGGAATTCAGTTCAACGATACGACGGGCGTTAACGGGACAAAGCCGCTTGAGAACGGCGTCAATGGCCACAGCGACGGCATCGAGAATACGGCAGAAGAGCTTGATAAGCTCAGATCTCAGGAGATCACCGCGAAGGCCTTGAGTGCGATACTGCTTCTACTGCTGAAATGGTTCAAGGTATCGCACATTCTACAGTACGAGTACATGACTCAGCTGCTGCTCGACTCCAACTACGTACCGCTCATTCTGAAGCTCTGGCAGACTCAGGAGATTGGAAGGGCATGTCACTACAAGCTGGACCGCGACGAGCGAAACTTCTTCTACTTCTGCCAGACCAACTCACGCCATGGCGTGCCCAAGTCGCCCGAAGTCCATACACCCGATGCAGCGGCCGAAGAGTCGGAAGACGATGCTGCACCACCTCCTATCAAGCTGAAACGAGACGAGCCTCAAGAAAAGCCGGAGTCTCCCATTGCGGACATGCTGGACTTCACCCATCCGCCAGAGGTCGATGAGCTCGGGTATCCACAAACACCACTTCCTCCGATCCCCTTGAAAAGCTACTCCTACCGCAACATCTTCAGCGCCATCAACTACCTTCGCGTATTGCAGAAGATCACTCGCCGCAAGACCCACCGTGCCCTGCTCCTGGTCAGCTACAAGAGCTCGAACCATCTTAAGAAGACACTCAAGATACCCATCCACCCTCTTCGCTACTACACCCTCAAGCTCTTCAAATCTCAAGTCCCCTTCTGTGGCCGCAAATGGCGACAGGGTAATATGAAGATCATCACAGCCGTCTGGCTTTCCGTCCCAGCTGAGCTTCGGGACGACTGGCTGAGTGGCGGCGGGGGAGGTATGGGTGGTGCTTGCGTGGGAGATGTCGATGGGACTGTGGAAGATGCGCTTCCACTAGAGCAGAGTCTGAGGGCGCTGACACATTGGTGGAATGTGAGGAACTTTTCGGATGTTATGGGAGTCGAGAAGGGCATGATTGAAGAGGAGATGGACTACTTCACCAGAGAGTTGGAGAAGATGGATTGTGTGGTGAGGGATGAGAATATGGCTAATGAGGAGCACGGATTAGGGGACGAAGCGTGGCAAGGCCCTATTGAGGGATATTGA
- a CDS encoding Oxalate decarboxylase OxdC — protein MKLSGALAVSGLVTSAWAAPYRKETEYLGKRQAIASRGSEIDNSAIPFQPVGPVGSSGNVYGGPGLLGNAGDGKAPQDVGPGVPAKTASTQQDAGQYTLSPGQEEDADLGLYLDLSENLNPQAIRGKNGGIVSGPRNEEYQRLNPDMLARPGTDMGSVANAKWPMGLSSARSGTGGGNPGWARQQNTNELPIATAMAGVNMHLGPNAYRELHWHSANDTRISTVNQNGETFLDDLQAGDLWFFPAGVPHSIQASEEGVEFLLIFNQGDFSEDATDLVSELFARNPKEVLAKNFQVDVSVLKDIPTEQRYIFNGTPYKGTTEEARKEVDGPAGALPANESYSYHLSAQAPYTVPGGSVKIVDPTTFPIANNFSAALFTVEPGAMREIHWHLTSNEWNFLIQGQGRVTVFQGPQASRTFDFTAGDVGYIPVADSHYIENTGNETLVYLEVLQAPRYIDISAAQWLGLTPGQVVKDTLNVPQSFIDTLPKTKRYIVPGNPDLLTTNFTVADYPNAKFNATGTQAKSTGAERSS, from the exons ATGAAGCTCTCTGGCGCACTCGCAGTGTCAGGTCTTGTCACCTCAGCATGGGCCGCACCCTACAGGAAAGAGACGGAATACCTGGGTAAGCGTCAAGCAATTGCATCTCGTGGCTCAGAGATCGACAACTCGGCCATCCCATTCCAGCCTGTAGGACCTGTCGGCTCATCAGGCAATGTGTATGGAGGCCCGGGGCTGCTTGGAAATGCAGGTGATGGCAAGGCACCGCAAGATGTTGGACCCGGCGTGCCTGCAAAGACTGCTTCGACTCAGCAAGATGCTGGGCAATACACCTTATCCCCAGGCCAGGAGGAAGATGCAGACCTCGGACTATATCTAGACCTCTCGGAGAACTTAAATCCTCAGGCGATCCGAGGCAAGAATGGAGGAATCGTCTCTGGACCAAGGAATGAAGAGTATCAGCGACTGAATCCAGACATGCTTGCTCGACCAGGTACAGATATGGGCAGCGTTGCAAACGCAAAGTGGCCGATGGGTCTTTCGAGCGCAAGATCCGGAACAGGTGGCGGCAACCCCGGCTGGGCACGGCAACAGAACACGAACGAGCTGCCTATCGCCACCGCAATGGCAGGTGTCAACATGCATCTAGGTCCAAACGCGTACCGAGAGCTTCACTGGCACTCCGCGAACGA CACGCGGATCTCGACAGTCAACCAGAATGGCGAGACGTTCCTGGATGATCTCCAGGCCGGTGATCTTTGGTTCTTCCCAGCGGGTGTGCCTCATTCCATCCAGGCTTCGGAGGAGGGTGTGGAGTTTCTGCTCATCTTCAATCAAGGTGACTTCAGTGAGGACGCTACAGACCTTGTTTCGGAGTTGTTTGCCCGCAATCCCAAGGAGGTATTGGCAAAGAACTTCCAGGTCGACGTGAGCGTTCTTAAGGATATCCCAACAGAGCAACGATATATCTTCAACGGGACACCATACAAGGGCACAACCGAGGAGGCCCGCAAGGAAGTTGATGGTCCAGCTGGTGCACTTCCGGCCAACGAGTCTTACAGCTACCACTTATCAGCTCAAGCACCTTACACCGTGCCAGGTGGCAGCGTCAAAATCGTTGACCCAACCACCTTCCCAATAGCAAACAACTTCTCCGCGGCTCTCTTCACTGTCGAGCCCGGCGCTATGCGTGAGATCCATTGGCACTTGACGTCCAACGAGTGGAACTTCCTCATCCAAGGTCAGGGTCGAGTGACAGTGTTCCAAGGACCACAAGCCTCACGCACTTTCGACTTTACCGCTGGCGATGTCGGTTACATTCCAGTCGCTGACTCGCATTACATCGAGAACACCGGTAACGAGACCTTGGTATACCTGGAAGTTCTGCAGGCACCACGATACATCGATATCAGCGCCGCCCAGTGGCTTGGCTTGACGCCCGGCCAGGTTGTCAAAGATACGTTGAATGTGCCACAGAGCTTCATCGATACTCTGCCGAAGACGAAGAGGTATATCGTGCCCGGTAATCCAGATCTGCTGACCACGAACTTTACCGTGGCGGACTATCCTAATGCGAAGTTCAACGCGACTGGTACACAGGCTAAGAGCACTGGCGCTGAGCGCAGTTCGTAG
- a CDS encoding Expansin-like protein 1: MCSFSTYTLPSGVYGTALSDSNWDGSEACGRCVKVNYGGKSLTAMVTDQCPGCGTNHLDLYQDAFVKLADASKGIIDVEWDYVDCPITSPLEIKMKEGVSAYWFSAQVVNANKAVADLQYSTDGGSTWKSGLSRQPYNYFELSSGTGSDTVAVRAESIDGDRVVVKGCKATGGKSYKAAGNF, encoded by the exons ATGTGCTCCTTTTCCACCTACACCCTTCCCTCCGGCGTCTACGGCACAGCCCTCTCCGATAGCAACTGGGACGGCAGCGAGGCCTGCGGTCGATGCGTTAAAGTAAACTACGGTGGGAAGAGCTTGACTGCTATG GTGACGGACCAATGCCCAGGCTGTGGGACGAACCATCTAGACCTGTATCAAGACGCCTTCGTCAAGCTCGCTGATGCATCCAAGGGGATCATCGATGTTGAATGGGACTATGTTGACTGCCCTATCACATCCCCGCTCGAGATCAAGATGAAAGAGGGCGTGTCGGCCTATTGGTTCTCTGCTCAGGTCGTTAATGCGAACAAG GCGGTGGCAGACCTGCAGTACAGCACAGATGGCGGCAGTACCTGGAAGTCTGGCCTTTCACGTCAACCCTACAACTACTTCGAGCTGTCTTCGGGGACTGGCAGCGACACTGTTGCTGTCAGAGCTGAGAGCATTGATGGTGATCGCGTGGTGGTCAAGGGCTGCAAAGCGACTGGAGGAAAGTCATACAAGGCTGCTGGGAATTTTTAA
- a CDS encoding Putative transporter, giving the protein MVPHLTTTTTTTERRRSYSNNFAASTPTSFKFPDFDDQAIESEGDDTISRGPSPKPLYNGLPPGLHSSERWPARKQRDPANRTWSSWANGRLGGGRKSRQKSLSEAIRTVRTRKASVSDSAREIAESLKAPVSLRLVVLCGFWYATSILTNTSSKAILTALPKPVTLTIIQFLLVSFWCLFLAWVAKHNRSVRDALPVLKNGIRRPDRELIMATLPLTAFQIGGHILNSDAMSRIPVSLVHTIKGLSPLMTVVAYRVFLDIRYSVPTYLSLVPLTLGVILACSANIGGDFIGLTYAFGSAVLFVTQNIVSKKIFNEAAKAEADMAPIGKRKPDKLNLLCYSSAMAFLFTCPIWLWSEGFALAADFLQDASIDLRERPGSLDHGALAAEFIFNGTFHFLQSLVAFVLLGMTSPVTYSVASLMKRVVVIMFAIVWFGNPMTSVQGFGFALTFVGLYLYDRTSDAEKADKRAREQGESKEPLLPLNVADAKKSDGPTFTQSPMSADIGQSFAGRSGYMNGDPNGSGPGRPYANGSPSANGVPISMPPGTKAEETWNKGDVARQHSGPR; this is encoded by the exons ATGGTGCCTCACCTGACGACCACGACCACCACGACCGAGCGCCGGCGCTCCTACTCGAACAACTTTGCTGCTTCCACGCCGACCAGTTTCAAGTTCCCAGACTTCGATGACCAGGCGATTGAGAGTGAAGGCGATGACACGATCTCACGTGGACCGAGTCCGAAACCTCTGTACAATGGGCTCCCACCTGGACTGCACTCGAGCGAGCGATGGCCTGCGCGCAAGCAGAGGGATCCGGCCAATAGGACTTGGTCATCTTGGGCGAATGGGAGGCTAGGAGGCGGCAGGAAGTCGCGGCAGAAGAGCTTGAGTGAGGCGATTAGGACAGTCAGAACGAGGAAGGCCAGCGTGAGCGACAGTGCGCGAGAAATTGCGGAGTCGCTCAAAGCACCGGTGTCCTTGCGACTAGTG GTTCTCTGCGGATTCTGGTATGCGACATCGATCTTGACCAACACTTCGTCCAAGGCCATCTTGACTGCTTTGCCGAAACCCGTCACCCTCACGATCATACAATTCCTGCTGGTGTCATTCTGGTGCCTATTCCTGGCATGGGTGGCGAAGCACAATCGTTCCGTTCGCGACGCCCTGCCCGTCTTGAAGAATGGCATTCGCCGGCCTGATAGAGAGCTGATTATGGCTACCCTACCTCTCACGGCTTTCCAGATCGGCGGCCATATCCTTAACTCCGACGCCATGTCAAGGATACCTGTGTCACTGGTGCATACGATCAAGGGACTTTCGCCCCTGATGACCGTGGTGGCATATCGAGTGTTCCTCGACATCAGATATTCTGTGCCAACCTACCTTTCTCTGGTACCCCTCACGCTTGGAGTCATCTTGGCCTGCTCAGCGAACATCGGAGGCGACTTCATCGGCCTGACATATGCCTTTGGCAGCGCTGTACTTTTTGTCACGCAAAATATCGTCTCGAAGAAGATCTTCAACGAGGCTGCGAAAGCAGAAGCAGACATGGCGCCCATCGGTAAAAGGAAGCCTGATAAGCTGAATCTGCTATGCTACTCCTCGGCAATGGCGTTCTTGTTCACATGCCCAATCTGGCTCTGGTCGGAGGGATTTGCGCTAGCAGCAGACTTTCTCCAGGACGCCTCGATCGACCTGCGCGAAAGACCGGGCTCATTGGATCATGGAGCGTTGGCTGCAGAGTTCATCTTCAACGGCACCTTCCACTTTTTGCAGAGTTTGGTCGCCTTTGTCTTGCTCGGCATGACCTCCCCTGTTACGTACTCGGTGGCAAGTTTGATGAAGCGAGTGGTGGTCATCATGTTTGCTATCGTGTGGTTCGGCAATCCGATGACGAGCGTTCAAGGCTTTGGGTTTGCCCTGACTTTTGTGGGACTGTACCTGTATGATAGGACTTCAGACGCCGAGAAGGCAGACAAGCGAGCTCGAGAGCAAGGTGAAAGCAAGGAGCCACTGCTGCCGCTGAATGTTGCGGATGCGAAGAAGAGCGATGGTCCTACCTTCACGCAGTCGCCCATGAGCGCCGACATCGGGCAGTCGTTCGCAGGGAGAAGTGGCTACATGAACGGCGATCCGAACGGAAGTGGTCCAGGCAGACCATATGCCAACGGGTCACCGAGCGCTAATGGCGTGCCCATATCGATGCCACCTGGTACCAAGGCCGAAGAGACCTGGAACAAGGGCGATGTAGCAAGGCAGCACAGCGGCCCTAGGTAG
- a CDS encoding Ras-related protein RABB1b, which translates to MAQPAQPYDFIAKICSLGDSGSGKSSLTIRLCEGRFVSHHDVTIGVEFGSRIVPVGPPASLEYNINNPAAAPSKPAPATKSPNDAKGKKGQPPPEPEQKHMKLSLWDTAGQETYKSITRSYFRGASGALLVFDITRRQTFASVTSWLHDLRQIAEDDIVVVLVGNKCDLASSSTLSDEPNRRQVTREEAEEWCKQNKVMQYVETSAKSGENVERAFLEVAERIYQNIEAGKYDLNDRRSGVKGPGAGGGKSSGVQLVKSDKNVAKKAGIAGGCC; encoded by the exons ATGGCGCAACCAGCGCAACCCTACGACTTCATCGCGAAGATATGCTCTCTGGGTGACAGTGGTAGCGGCAAATCAAGT CTGACGATACGCCTCTGTGAAGGTCGCTTCGTCTCCCACCACGACGTAACCATCGGCGTCGAGTTCGGTTCGCGAATAGTCCCAGTCGGTCCACCAGCGAGTCTCGAGTACAACATCAACAACCCAGCAGCCGCCCCATCGAAACCAGCGCCAGCAACGAAAAGCCCGAACGATGCAAAAGGCAAGAAAGGCCAACCGCCCCCCGAGCCGGAACAGAAGCACATGAAGCTGAGCTTATGGGACACTGCGGGACAAGAGACATACAAGTCGATAACACGGAGCTACTTCAGAGGTGCTAGCGGCGCTCTACTAGTCTTCGACATCACCCGCCGCCAGACCTTCGCCTCCGTAACATCATGGCTTCACGACCTACGCCAAATAGCAGAAGACGACATCGTCGTAGTCTTGGTCGGGAACAAATGCGACCTCGCTTCATCCTCCACCCTCTCGGACGAACCCAATCGACGGCAGGTAACACGAGAGGAAGCGGAGGAGTGGTGTAAGCAGAATAAGGTGATGCAGTATGTTGAGACGAGTGCAAAGTCGGGGGAGAATGTGGAGAGGGCGTTTCTGGAGGTGGCAGAGAGGATATATCAGAATATCGAGGCGGGGAAGTATGATTTGAATGATCGGAGGAGTGGTGTAAAGGGACCTGGGGCGGGAGGTGGGAAGAGTAGTGGTGTGCAGCTGGTGAAGAGTGATAAGAATGTTGCGAAGAAGGCGGGTATTGCTGGTGGGTGCTGTTGA
- a CDS encoding Bifunctional cytokinin biosynthesis protein, which translates to MALDSDPAQSETIARNGTNTPDATANKKPPVVCVFCGASPGTSPSHLEAARALARAMHEAGIHLVYGGGTTGVMGEIAKTLVSLSGPESVHGVIPRALLEFERDAEHKDANVIDEKIYGRTTVVKDMHTRKQLMAREVIESGVGGGFVALSGGYGTMEELMEVVTWNQLGIHARGVVIYNVEGYYDGLLSWVRNAVQSGFVSEGNRGIMVEARTGEEVVAKLTGYKTAEGRFKLKWGEN; encoded by the exons ATGGCACTCGACAGCGACCCAGCACAGAGCGAAACAATCGCACGCAACGGCACCAACACACCCGACGCAACAGCAAACAAAAAGCCACCCGTCGTCTGCGTATT CTGCGGCGCCTCCCCGGGCACATCCCCCTCCCACCTCGAAGCCGCCCGCGCCCTCGCCCGCGCCATGCACGAAGCCGGCATCCACCTCGTCTACGGCGGCGGCACCACGGGCGTCATGGGCGAAATAGCCAAAACCCTCGTCTCCCTCTCCGGCCCCGAATCGGTCCACGGCGTGATTCCCCGCGCGCTCCTCGAATTCGAGCGCGACGCCGAGCACAAGGACGCGAACGTCATCGACGAGAAAATCTACGGCCGCACCACCGTGGTCAAAGACATGCACACGCGCAAACAACTGATGGCCAGGGAAGTCATCGAGAGCGGGGTAGGGGGCGGGTTCGTAGCGTTGTCTGGAGGCTACGGGACGATGGAGGAGCTGATGGAGGTAGTGACGTGGAATCAGCTGGGGATTCATGCGAGGGGGGTTGTGATTTATAATGTGGAGGGGTATTATGATGGGTTGTTGAGTTGGGTGCGGAATGCGGTGCAGAGTGGGTTTGTGAGTGAGGGGAACAGAGGGATTATGGTGGAGGCGAGGACGGGGGAGGAGGTGGTGGCGAAGTTGACGGGATATAAGACGGCGGAGGGGAGGTTTAAGTTGAAGTGGGGGGAGAATTAG